The following proteins come from a genomic window of Diprion similis isolate iyDipSimi1 chromosome 8, iyDipSimi1.1, whole genome shotgun sequence:
- the LOC124408753 gene encoding RNA-binding protein 24-like, whose product MLMPGAAGLGAVGAVGAPGPEELVSGLGALAGVTPQQKDTTWTKLFVGGLPYHTTDKSLREHFNVYGDIEEAVVITDRQTGKSRGYGFVIMGDRPAAERACKDPNPIIDGRKANVNLAILGAKPRGNLQATFPFAAGIRAGYPTVLPGQYGVPPGYVYQSPYLTAAAPGGLVPLPATQLSHAAAVAAASQFYEYQNAAAAAASAASYPGTSYNFAEAYPYSSAAAAANAAAASYVTPYTYATLPGAGGLPGAGATGATFPGLPYQTTPQEARLQ is encoded by the exons atgttGATGCCTGGAGCAGCTGGCCTTGGTGCCGTTGGGGCGGTTGGTGCCCCGGGACCGGAAGAATTGGTATCAGGATTGGGTGCATTGGCCGGAGTAACGCCGCAGCAAAAAGACACGACATGGACGAAACTCTTCGTCGGAGGACTGCCTTATCACACCACCGACAAAAGTTTGAGGGAACATTTCAACGTCTACGGCGACATCGAAGAGGCCGTCGTCATCACCGATAGACAGACGGGGAAAAGCAGAGGTTATGGTTTT GTTATAATGGGTGACAGACCGGCGGCAGAACGAGCTTGCAAGGATCCAAACCCCATAATCGACGGACGAAAAGCAAACGTGAACCTGGCGATCCTCGGCGCCAAACCCAGGGGAAATCTCCAAGCGA CGTTTCCATTTGCTGCTGGAATTCGAGCAGGATATCCAACGGTTCTACCTGGCCAATATGG AGTCCCGCCTGGGTACGTTTACCAGTCACCTTACCTGACCGCCGCTGCACCTGGAGGCTTGGTGCCACTTCCTGCAACGCAGCTCAGCCACGCGGCCGCAGTTGCGGCCGCATCTCAGTTCTATGAGTACCAAAACGCGGCCGCGGCTGCAGCTTCTGCGGCTTCTTACCCTGGGACATCGTATAATTTCGCTGAGGCTTATCCCTACAGCAGCGCAGCTGCCGCTG CGAACGCGGCAGCGGCAAGCTACGTGACTCCTTACACCTATGCGACGCTACCAGGTGCCGGAGGACTTCCGGGCGCAGGAGCAACGGGAGCAACGTTTCCGGGTTTGCCCTACCAGACGACACCGCAGGAGGCGCGACTCCAATAG